One Babesia bovis T2Bo chromosome 4 map unlocalized Chr4_1, whole genome shotgun sequence genomic window carries:
- a CDS encoding Eukaryotic aspartyl protease family protein, giving the protein MNIWNVKYIAGTTAIWLVSRYAKADMERQTDICVDHNSNNQHISPYYDDEDICLHHGNASEHSITLKRYNRADGLSALQMAEDNHNAFRRGKISFARRSEGSFGSIGYSGSHVSQNALKLMRRSNPKSLSMLSRSEYGKYIPIKETKDSLYIGEIMIGTPPQIVHPIFDTGSTNLWVVGYDCKDPSCLKVARYNTSVSSTFERLKNPVRIHVKFGTGEIEGYPALDTVTIGETVVPKQALAVVDSENSGTQISNIFNKINFEGIVGLAFPEMSSIPGMPIFDHMALLRNMKHKEFAFYISNNDKDSKLMLGGVDPQYYTGKIKMFPVVREHYWEVKLDALYVGDEKLCCDGESSYLIFDSGTSLNTVPSSYFDRFISHFKIKTCDDYEVYPTITYVIGGEHIKLEPHQYMLSSNGRCLPAYMQLDVPSEFGNAFIVGSNAFMRHYLTVYHRGSNGSKSMVGIAPAAHNSA; this is encoded by the exons ATGAATATTTGGAATGTGAAATATATAGCTGGTACAACAGCAATTTGGCTGGTATCCAGATATGCGAAAGCTGATATGGAACGCCAGACAGATATCTGCGTTGATCATAACAGCAACAATCAACACATTAGTCCATACTACGATGACGAAGACATCTGTTTACATCACGGAAACGCATCAGAG CATTCTATAACTTTAAAGCGGTACAATAGAGCTGATGGGCTGTCTGCATTGCAAATGGCCGAGGATAATCACAATGCTTTCAGGAGAGGTAAAATTTCTTTTGCGAGAAGGAGTGAAGGATCTTTCGGATCAATTGGTTACAGTGGAAGTCACGTCAGTCAAAATGCTTTAAAACTCATGAGAAGATCGAATCCTAAAAGTTTAAGCATGCTCAGCAGATCAGAATATGGGAAATATATACCCATCAAGGAAACGAAAGAC AGCCTTTATATTGGGGAAATCATGATAGGCACCCCTCCACAAATTGTACATCCTATATTTGACACAGGAAGCAC AAACTTATGGGTAGTGGGATACGACTGCAAAGATCCATCGTGTCTGAAAGTTGCTCGCTATAATACTTCAGTCTCATCTACTTTTGAACGGCTGAAGAACCCAGTTAGGATACATGTGAAG TTCGGTACTGGTGAAATTGAAGGGTACCCTGCTCTGGATACCGTAACCATAGGAGAAACCGTCGTTCCAAAGCAAGCACTAGCTGTTGTGGATTCAGAGAATTCTGGAACCCAAATATCCAATATATTCAAC AAGATTAACTTTGAAGGCATAGTTGGTTTGGCATTTCCAGAGATGAGTAGTATACCCGGAATGCCAATATTTGATCACATGGCTTTGTTAAGAAATATGAAGCACAAGGAATTTGCATTTTACATAAGCAATAACGATAAG GACTCAAAGCTGATGCTAGGAGGAGTGGATCCTCAGTATTATACAGGAAAGATCAAAATGTTTCCCGTAGTTCGTGAACACTATTGGGAAGTGAAATTAGATGCACTATATGTGGGAGATGAAAAGCTATGTTGCGACGGAGAATCATCATATTTAATTTTTGATTCCGGTACTTCACTCAATACGGTTCCCAGCAGTTATTTTGATCGTTTTATATCACATTTCAAGATTAAG ACGTGTGATGACTACGAAGTCTACCCGACCATTACCTATGTGATA GGTGGAGAGCATATAAAGCTTGAACCGCATCAGTACATGCTAAGCAGCAATGGTCGCTGTCTGCCAGCATATATGCAACTCGACGTACCGTCAGAGTTTGGAAATGCTTTTATTGTTGGATCCAATGCATTCATGAGGCATTACTTGACGGTTTATCATAGAGGTAGCAACGGATCTAAGTCGATG GTTGGAATTGCTCCCGCAGCGCATAATTCTGCGTAA
- a CDS encoding methyltransferase family protein has protein sequence MEAKISKKRGTSTKKRNLLPFKNNREFSLQCAKKRLSGSRFRTLNERLYTSHSRDNYSYYQRNPTLFKIYHEGYREQVEKWPIDPLNKILVWLEGIEDDQVIGDFGCGEARIAQTFINRKVHSFDLIAGNSFITSCNISKVPLDDNSLDICLFCLSLMGKDWPLFIREATRCLKVGGILKIVEVSSRFTDINKFNDFFNLIGYNNEEEMEHDENDIFTFFQFRLQTKQKTIPGDIYSKISDVLLPCLYKRR, from the exons ATGGAAGCTAAAATTAGTAAAAAAAGGGGAACAAGCACAAAGAAACGTAACTTGCTACCTTTTAAAAACAACCGTGAATTTAGCCTGCAATGCGCGAAGAAACGCTTAAGCGGTTCCAGATTCCGCACGCTAAATGAGAGACTCTATACATCTCATAGCAGAGATAATTACTCCTATTATCAGCGAAATCCCACTTTATTTAAAATA TATCATGAAGGCTACAGGGAGCAAGTGGAAAAATGGCCGATCGATCCTTTGAACAAAATATTGGTTTGGTTGGAAGGAATTGAAGATGACCAGGT CATTGGAGATTTTGGGTGCGGCGAAGCACGAATAGCTCAAACATTTATAAATAG GAAAGTACATTCATTTGACTTAATCGCGGGTAACTCTTTTATTACGTCTTGTAACATATCGAAG GTGCCGCTGGACGACAATTCGCTCGATATATGTTTGTTTTGCCTTAGTTTGATGGGAAAAGATTGGCCATTATTCATTCGGGAAGCTACGCGATGTTTGAAAGTCGG GGGTATATTGAAGATTGTTGAAGTTTCTAGCCGTTTTACGGACATTAATAAATTTAACGATTTCTTTAACCTTATCGGATACAATAACGAAGAAGAAATGGAACATGAT GAAAATGACATTTTTACCTTTTTCCAATTTAGGCTACAAACCAAACAAAAAACTATACCAGGagatatatacagcaaAATAAGTGATGTTTTATTACCTTGTTTATACAAACGTCGTTAA
- a CDS encoding variant erythrocyte surface antigen-1 alpha subunit, producing MKWNVTDADKEHNGHHLGRGCQKCEGDKCTHSCYKKSYKSAYSNNNDSRKNDNIVTWEKLSTSSNRSKCARILLGSVCLIWSGLTYMYWTGKYAKGSPYWNNHILDGTGLDDGTLSQWLQALGFPRDMLNNAGPKNRLDKVIWDGLRDKFFLGFLEPKGLSDSGDVNDINGNTARAPFGMNYPGFVHTIHRDSFNTDQADVFPNGTSYSDTDTNQHKRGALFKLYILSCAYFTGLQKKTIPTTPNNPKTIREILYWLSALPYSQAYKDTLHYAKKRLEEVLKKPDECDTEQQQLKFYQDKRPHPITVDVFNLFAHFQAVTQYCPLVLIGIQGGLKGTDSSTEPPIHALYANTECHFTYPTVPIQAYNQVVHYIRALFYQLYFLRKQCAVKVALGGKWRECRYGSGVLGKGVISWMCLGCSPMEHDRKKRVEKVNGDLKTVLKGTSGDLPGALKELLQRIGEVVVQLGNAQEALEGKEKKAIQGVKRELEKAKGALDTAKGKLEKAKKALEKLTTNGGGGGILKNVVDAIGKAQSDVTNVDPGKNAISEGVHKIREVLKILKEEVPEAIDKAIDEMKQKGKDAYGTTRELLDWASKQFIHAIEQIKDICNSAKCSACDQHSKKCGQPSRFTQCPTCLQPTTTGVPSPLQAFLEDRLPGFSCEVVRNNDTDKDTVYPPAASHLGHCGGSGQCCPLPMGFRGQFQQGITQTGQRLYGILYFFSNENMMQSCVYTLVRVTAELSATTPQVLGDVFGFFRGGVGNKEEGETKSGQKKTCEHIKDPSNKGEDKYFCGWCASGLRDEVKKIEWIPKTGEAPYQDKVGKALIGIKGEKDSSATPTNTSLSTLTDSNHYVSPLTGELYTAVSATFGGTYLSWVLYLSDALEGGLKSLASAFQQIECRGCRECDPNKCKKGEHGQGSGQCGCQSIVSCTGVLPVLYRHGFSYGNPFNLEGYEQKDGSREGDYSITDTKNPRRCHQFLDSLAVVIDKNKQAASQQDQDNKHPLTELLSQVGQLQYDIRLPWIFVLTVAWLVAVLYLAFGAIWPLDWTHMRSHWLRGGEHQWQCMWYKVMTGVRRVPNVSSESTA from the coding sequence atgaaatggaatgtGACCGATGCGGACAAAGAACACAACGGACACCACCTAGGTAGGGGGTGTCAGAAGTGTGAAGGAGACAAATGTACCCATTCCTGTTACAAGAAAAGCTACAAGTCTGCATACTCAAATAACAATGATTCACGGAAGAATGATAACATAGTCACCTGGGAAAAACTCAGTACATCCAGTAATAGATCCAAATGCGCCCGTATcctcctagggtcagtatgtctcatctggagtggacttacctatatgtattggacaggcAAGTATGCAAAAGGTAGCCCATATTGGAATaaccacatcctggatggTACCGGTCTGGATGACGGTACCCTATcacaatggctacaggccttagggtttcctagggatatgCTTAATAACGCTGGGCCAAAGAATAGACTTGACaaggtcatatgggatggaCTTAGGGATAAGTTTTTCTTGGGATTCCTGGAGCCTAAAGGCCTTAGTGATAGTGGTGATGTTAATGACATCAATGGTAATACCGCCAGAGCTCCTTTCGGCATGAACTATCCCGGATTTGTACATACTAtacatagggattcattcaacactGATCAAGCTGATGTCTTTCCTAATGGCACTAGTTATAGTGACACTGATACTAACCAGCACAAACGAGGTGCCCTCTTCAAACTCTACATactatcatgtgcctactttacTGGATTACAAAAGAAGACTATTCCCACTACCCCTAATAAtcccaagaccatccgtgagatcctatactggctaagtgcattgccctatagtcaggcatatAAGGATACGCTACACTATGCCAAGAAAAGACTAGAAGAGGTACTCAAGAAGCCCGATGAATGTGACACTGAACAGCAACAACTCAAGTTCTACCAAGATAAACGCCCCCATCCCATTACCGTTGATGtattcaacctgtttgcccacttccaagcagtgactcagtactgcccactggtcctcataggtatccagggtggactcaaaggcactgacagcAGTACAGAACCTCCTATCCATGCCCTCTATGCTAACACTGAGTGCcacttcacctatcccactgtgcccattcaagcatacaaccaggtggttcactacattagggctctgttctatcaactctatttccttaggaagcaatgtgccgTGAAGGTGGCTCTAGGAGggaaatggcgtgagtgtaggtatggtagtggagtgcTTGGGAAGGGGgtaattagctggatgtgcctggggtgtagccccatggaacatgataggaaaaaAAGGGTAGAGAAGGTAAATGGGGATTTAAAAACAGTGCTCAAGGGGACATCAGGGGATCTTCCCGGAGCACTAAAGGAATTACTGCAGAGGATTGgtgaagtagtggtacaattgggtaatgcccaggaggcattggaagggaaggaGAAGAAGGCTATACAGGGGGTGAAGAGAGAACTGGAGAAGGCTAAGGGGGCACTAGATACGGCTAAGGGGAAACTAGAGAAGGCTAAGAAGGCACTAGAGAAGCTGACGAcgaatggtggtggtggtggaaTACTGAAGAATGTAGTGGATGCAATAGGTAAGGCTCAAAGTGATGTGACAAATGTCGATCCTGGTAAGAACGCGATAAGTGAGGGCGTCCACAAGATACGGGAGGTATTGAAAATATTGAAAGAGGAAGTCCCTGAGGCAATAGACAAGGCAATCGATGAGATGAAACAGAAGGGAAAGGATGCATATGGCACGACACGTGAACTATTGGATTGGGCCTCTAAACAATTTATTCATGCCATAGAACAGATCAAAGATATATGCAACTCTGCCAAGTGCAGTGCATGTGACCAACACTCCAAGAAGTGTGGCCAACCATCCAGATTCACACAGTGTCCTACCTGCCTCcaacccactaccactggtgtcccctcccccctccaggcattccttGAGGATCGGTTACCAGGGTTTAGTTGTGAGGTAGTACGAAACAATGACACAGACAAAGACACAGTCTATCCAcccgctgcatcccacttgggACACTGTGGTGGTTCCGGCCAGTGCTgtccattgccaatgggtttcagAGGGCAATTCCAGCAAGGAATCACCCAAACcggccaacgcctttatggcatcctgtacttcttcagtaacgagaaTATGATGCAAtcgtgtgtttatacattggtgaGGGTAACAGCAGAACTCAGTGCCAcaacaccacaggtactgggtgatgtattcgggttctttaggggtggtgtaggaaatAAAGAGGAAGGAGAGACTAAGAGTGGACAGAAAAAGACGTGTGAGCATATCAAAGACCCCTCTAATAAAGGAGAAGATAagtacttttgcggctggtgtgcctctgggttaaggGATGaagtaaagaagatagagtggataccaaagaCAGGGGAGGCACCATACCAGGACAAAGTCGGTAAAGCACTAATAGGTATTAAAGGCGAGAAGGACAGTAGTGCCACTCCCACCAACACTTCCCTCTCAACACTCACTGACAGTAACCACTACGtatcccccctaaccggtgagctttataccgcagtgagtgccactttcggtggaacatacctctcatgggtactatacctatcagatgcCCTTGAAGGTGGTCTAAAGTCACTTGCTAGTgcattccaacagattgaatgccgtggCTGTAGAGaatgtgaccccaataagtgcaagaagggtgAGCACGGACAGGGTAGtggacagtgtggatgccaatcaatcgtatcatgtaccggggtactaccggtattgtatagacatggcttcagctacggtaacccattcaatctggaggggtatgAACAGAAGGATGGAAGCAGAGAGGGGGATTATAGTATTACAGACACGAAGAATCCTAGACGTTGTCATCAATTCTTGGACAGTCTTGCTGTAGTGATTGACAAGAACAAGCAGGCCGCCTCTCAGCAGGACCAGGACAACAAGCATCCCCTGACAGAACTCCTCTCCCAAGTCggccaactccaatacgacatacggctcccctggatctttgtcctcacggtagcctggctagtagcggtactataccttgcatttggagccatatggccactggactggactcatatgaggtcgcattggttacggggtggagaacaccagtggcaatgtatgtggtataaggtgatgacgggggTTCGACGGGTGCCAAATGTGAGCAGTGAATCCACAGCGTAG
- a CDS encoding variant erythrocyte surface antigen-1 alpha subunit has protein sequence MKWDVADADNESKGHHLGRRCTKCSDSGGGVLHRCQCSTGGSSTCTAATCKCALAGKCCKCCCKSCPGKCNKECTCIIEDGVVGRDECNRNSYMSAYPSKAFYQRTKYVESKRVDVKPYWKDVESASNRHQCARILLGSVCLIWSGITYLYWTGKYHWSSPRWNNHILDGSGLDDGTLSQWLQALGFPRDMLNNSGPQNRLDKVIWDGISDKLLLGFAMPSGLYNSGVHDTNDNTARQPAGMNYPGFIHTAHRDSFNEQAIVFKNGSSSTSDIDQHKQGALFKLYILSCAYFTGLQRRNSESTPRTPKTIREILYWLSALPYSEAYPKILQHSKGVLEKVAPDVENKKQLSFYQTGRTAPITVHEFNLFAHFQAVTQYCPLVLIGIQGGLKGTDRTKEPSIHALYANTECNFTYPSVPIQAYNQVVHYIRALFYQLYFLRKQCAVKVALGGKWRECRYGKDVVSKGVISWMCMGCSPMEHDRKKRVAEMGNKLNKLPLGSGESVAMKVKTLLEKIGEVVVQLGNAQEALEGKKKEAIEGVKGALGEAKRELEGAKNGLNGKLEEAKDGLKDKLQDAMTKLGELTNGGGILVDLLGSNGLEKAAEKGEYDPGKNKISEAIHKVRSVMEEIQKELGVSNSSYLNGSLSEWVANTLHKTIDQIKDICNTPKCSACDSHSKKCGQPSTPSICRTCLQPTTTGVPSPLQAFLEDRLPGFSCDEVRNDEKDNPDYPLASSHLGHCNGSGQCCPLPMGFRGQFQKDGITNMTGQRLYGILYFFSNENMMQSCVYTLVRVTAELSATTPQVLGDVFGFFRGGVGNKDSGKTKNAGNRQCDHQKDPSQKGDTDYFCGWCASGLRDEVKKIEWIPKKDGDGGQYRGTVGQALINIKGEKSTSPVPYSDATTTTNTSLSRLTKNCQYLSPLTGELYTAVSATFGGTYLSWVLYLSDALEGGLKSLSDAFQQIECRGCRECDPNKCKKGSHGVTGGGLCGCQSIVSCTGVLPVLYRHGFSYGNPFNLEGCNQKEKEKGDYSITADTKGKKQCHDFLSSLSAVINKNKQDPSKGQDQHPLTNLLSQVGQLQYDIRLPWVFVLTLAWLVAVLYLAFGAIWPLDWTHMRSHWLRGGAHQWECMWYKVMTGRKGRVVLEGVENFGQCLVVLLVMF, from the coding sequence atgaaatgggatgTGGCCGATGCGGACAATGAGAGTAAAGGACACCACCTGGGCAGGAGGTGTACAAagtgtagtgatagtggtggtggtgtaCTGCATAGGTGTCAGTGTAGTACTGGTGGCAGCAGCACCTGTACTGCTGCCACATGCAAATGCGCTCtagcaggcaaatgctgcaagtgttgttgtaagaGTTGTCCTGGGAAGTGTAATAAGGAGTGTACTTGTATAATCGAGGACGGGGTTGTTGGCCGTGATGAATGTAACAGGAATAGCTACATGTCAGCGTACCCTAGTAAAGCATTTTATCAAAGGACAAAATACGTGGAATCCAAGAGGGTAGACGTCAAACCATATTGGAAAGATGTTGAAAGTGCTTCTAATcgccaccaatgtgcccgtatcctcctagggtcagtatgtctcatttggagtggcattaccTACTTATATTGGACTGGCAAGTATCACTGGAGTAGTCCCCGATGGAATaatcacatcctggatggtagtggtctagatgatggtacgctatcccaatggctacaggccctagggtttcctagggatatgCTGAACAATAGTGGGCCACAGAATAGACTTGACaaggtcatatgggatgggaTTAGTGATAAGTTGCTTCTAGGGTTTGCAATGCCTAGTGGCCTTTATAACAGTGGTGTCCATGACACTAATGATAATACAGCCAGAcaaccagctggtatgaactatccTGGATTTatacatactgcacatagggattcattcaatgAACAAGCTATTGTCTTCAAGAATGGCAGCTCTAGTACTAGTGACATTGACCAACACAAACAAGGCGCCCTtttcaagctctatatcctatcatgtgcctattttacTGGATTGCAGAGAAGGAATAGTGAGAGTACTCCAAGGActcccaagaccatccgtgagatcctctactggctaagtgcacTGCCATATAGTGAGGCATATCCAAAGATACTGCAGCATTCCAAAGGAGTATTGGAAAAGGTAGCACCAGACGTCGAGAACAAAAAACAGCTTTCGTTCTACCAGACAGGCCGCACAGCACCCATTACCGTCCATGAATTTAACCTGTTTGctcacttccaagcagtgacccagtactgcccactggtactcataggtatccagggtggcctcaaaggcactgacaggACTAAGGAACCTTCCATCCACGCCTTGTACGCTAACACGGAGTGTAACTTCACCTACCCATCAGTtcccatccaagcatacaaccaggtggtccactacattagggctctgttctaccagttgtacttcctcaggaagcaatgtgccgTGAAGGTAGCCCTGggaggcaaatggcgtgagtgtaggtatggcaaGGATGTGGTAtccaagggggtaattagctggatgtgcaTGGGGTGTAGccccatggagcatgataggaaaaagAGGGTAGCAGAGATGGGAAATAAACTTAATAAACTACCATTAGGATCGGGAGAGAGTGTAGCAATGAAGGTAAAGACACTATtggagaagattggtgaagtagtggtacaattgggtaatgcccaggaggcattggaagggaagaagaaggaggCTATAGAGGGGGTGAAGGGGGCACTAGGGGAGGCTAAGAGGGAACTAGAGGGGGCTAAGAATGGGCTGAATGGGAAACTAGAGGAGGCTAAGGATGGGCTGAAGGATAAACTACAGGATGCCATGACGAAACTAGGGGAGCTGACGAATGGTGGTGGAATACTAGTAGATCTATTGGGGAGTAATGGACTAGAGAAGGCAGCGGAGAAGGGTGAATATGATCCCGGTAAGAACAAGATAAGTGAGGCTATCCATAAGGTACGTTCGGTAATGGAGGAAATACAGAAGGAACTGGGAGTTAGTAATTCATCATATTTAAACGGCAGCTTATCGGAATGGGTCGCAAACACACTTCATAAAACCATAGATCAGATCAAAGACATATGCAACACTCCCAAGTGCAGTGCATGTGACTCACACTCCAAGAAGTGTGGCCAACCATCCACACCCAGTATCTGTAGGACCTGCCTCcaacccactaccaccGGTGTCCCttcccccctccaggcattcctcgaggatcgGTTGCCAGGCTTTAGTTGTGATGAAGTACGAAACGATGAAAAGGACAATCCAGACTACCCCTTGGCTTCATCCCACTTgggacactgtaatggttCTGGTcaatgctgcccattgccaatgggttttagggGTCAATTCCAGAAGGACGGCATCACTAATATGACTGGgcaacgcctttatggcatcctatacttcttcagtaacgagaacatgatgcagtcgtgtgtctatacactggtGAGGGTAACAGCAGAactcagtgctaccacaccacaggtattgggtgatgtatttgggttctttaggggtggtgtaggaaatAAGGATAGTGGAAAGACGAAGAATGCAGGTAACAGGCAGTGTGACCACCAGAAAGATCCGTCTCAGAAAGGAGATACTGACTATTTTTGtggctggtgtgcctccgggttacgggatgaagtaaagaagatagagtggataccaaagaaGGACGGTGATGGAGGGCAGTATAGAGGCACAGTAGGACAAGCACTGATAAATATTAAGGGCGAGAAGAGTACTAGCCCTGTTCCATATTCCGATGctactactaccactaatACTTCCCTATCACGACTCACtaagaactgccagtacctctcccctctaaccggtgaactctatacagcagtgagtgccaccttcggtggaacatacctctcatgggtactgtacctatcagatgcacttgaaggGGGCCTAAAGTCACTCTCTGACgcattccaacagattgaatgccggggctgtaGAGagtgtgaccccaataagtgcaaaAAGGGAAGTCACGGTGTGACGGGTGGTGGCCtgtgtggatgccaatcaatcgtatcatgtaccggggtactaccggtgttgtacagacatggcttcagctatggtaacccattcaatctggaggggtgTAATCAGAAGGAAAAGGAGAAGGGAGATTACAGCATTACAGCCGATACGAAGGGGAAGAAGCAGTGTCATGACTTCTTAAGCAGTCTCAGTGCAGTGATTAACAAGAACAAGCAGGACCCCTCTAAGGGCCAGGACCAAcaccccctcaccaacctcctctcccaggtcggccagctccaatacgacatacggctcccctgggtctttgtcctcacgctagcctggctagtagcagtgctctacctagcctttggtgccatatggccactggactggacacatatgaggtcgcattggttacggggtggagcacaTCAGTGGgaatgtatgtggtataaggtgatgacggggaggaAGGGAAGAGTAGTGCTGGAGGGGGTGGAAAATTTTGGTCAATGTTTAGTAGTGCTTTTAGTAATGTTTTAG
- a CDS encoding SmORF protein (Small Open Reading Frame (SmORF)), with amino-acid sequence MVAFNFLWKFCVVLTFGLSATVTSTDVAQDQPTHKALDSGISGKEDKHDTEPVEVQEEENTKIGKHTKSVEPAIYSVEWHLLPNPESRASLREELPSDLAAKVPKDCNKSIAPPVMNRILWYFSWRDLQWFLLPKPENRAALLELLPSDVAALVSKDCNKPVTTIVENYIWKYFNLSPVDWFLLPKPESRACLREELPSELGAKIPEDCNEPITPLVENEIRKHFSSMHKRERPSLFLSHY; translated from the coding sequence ATGGTAGCCTTCAACTTCTTGTGGAAATTCTGCGTAGTTCTTACTTTCGGGCTCTCTGCCACTGTCACCTCTACTGATGTAGCCCAAGATCAACCCACGCATAAAGCACTAGACAGCGGAATTTCCGGCAAGGAAGACAAACATGACACCGAACCAGTGGAAGTACAGGAAGAAGAGAATACCAAGATTGGAAAACACACTAAATCCGTAGAGCCAGCCATATACTCTGTGGAATGGCATCTTTTACCGAATCCCGAAAGCAGAGCAAGTCTTCGTGAGGAGTTGCCGTCTGACTTGGCTGCAAAGGTTCCAAAGGACTGCAACAAGTCTATAGCGCCTCCAGTAATGAACCGCATTCTGTGGTATTTCTCATGGCGTGACCTTCAGTGGTTTCTGCTACCCAAGCCTGAAAACAGAGCTGCGCTACTTGAGTTGTTACCAAGTGATGTTGCCGCGTTGGTTTCAAAGGACTGTAACAAGCCCGTAACCACCATAGTGGAAAACTATATTTGGAAGTATTTCAATCTATCTCCAGTTGACTGGTTTCTGTTACCCAAGCCCGAAAGCAGAGCATGTCTTCGTGAGGAATTACCAAGCGAATTAGGCGCTAAGATTCCAGAAGACTGTAATGAGCCAATAACACCTTTAGTGGAGAATGAAATTAGAAAACATTTCTCGTCGATGCACAAAAGGGAAAGGCCAAGCCTTTTCCTGTCACATTATTAG
- a CDS encoding putative integral membrane protein — protein sequence MLVYPALVLALGALWPLDWTPMKSQLLSSVTGQYHGTTWAMAEKVAGGDDPEEVVVVEGTTSDEVAKNKESQKGWKQKLKEWAIEYALLDENGHFQWDWNFLIWIPIWLGALIIGGPLALIVMLIYFIAIRFFKLINPKSSLGCGGSSVKNMNGTKLD from the coding sequence ATGTTGGTCTACCCAGCCCTAGTACTAGCCCTGGGTgccctatggccactggactggacaccTATGAAGTCACAGTTACTGAGCTCAGTGACTGGCCAGTACCACGGTACTACATGGGCCATGGCAGAGAAGGTGGCTGGAGGTGATGATCCGgaggaagtagtggtagtggaaggTACTACTAGTGATGAAGTGGCAAAGAACAAGGAGAGTCAGAAGGGGTGGAAACAGAAACTAAAAGAATGGGCTATAGAGTATGCTCTACTAGACGAAAATGGACATTTCCAGTGGGATTGGAATTTTCTGATATGGATACCGATTTGGTTAGGTGCGCTTATAATAGGAGGGCCTTTGGCGTTGATAGTAATGctgatatatttcatagCAATTAGATTTTTCAAGTTAATTAATCCTAAGTCCTCGTTAGGCTGCGGTGGAAGTTCGGTAAAGAATATGAACGGTACAAAGCTGGATTAA
- a CDS encoding putative integral membrane protein: MSLAMSGNSQQYGGLRTVTKYYPVLLSTIGFPLLAVHLVSLGITWYCIEYKKIFHWPKDYMCFGLLAAVVILVAVVAIAVAYSGELEDEHVQYTLLGYSILLMVPVFWYAYRCGLLTWRWNSCLPKKKSLNGNDTAEHTESGTDIAKES, encoded by the coding sequence ATGTCCTTAGCAATGTCTGGCAATTCCCAACAATATGGAGGACTAAGAACTGTTACTAAGTACTACCCAGTACTACTCAGTACCATAGGCTTCCCCCTCCTAGCAGTGCACCTAGTTTCCCTGGGAATTACCTGGTACTGTATAGAGTACAAAAAGATATTCCACTGGCCCAAGGATTATATGTGCTTTGGCCTATTGGCAGCAGTGGTAATACTGGTAGCTGTGGTAGCGATTGCGGTGGCATACTCCGGAGAACTCGAGGATGAACATGTGCAATACACCCTTCTGGGCTACTCAATATTACTGATGGTACCAGTATTctggtatgcataccgatGTGGTCTACTTACATGGAGATGGAATTCTTGTCTCCCCAAGAAGAAGAGTCTCAATGGTAATGACACTGCTGAACACACGGAATCAGGcactgatatcgcaaaggaATCATAG